In Halichondria panicea chromosome 13, odHalPani1.1, whole genome shotgun sequence, one genomic interval encodes:
- the LOC135346386 gene encoding uncharacterized protein LOC135346386 isoform X2, whose product MATKADPGPTGVKVHLINVGQGDAILLEVIYADAPKRYLIDGGVKRQKNNLIKALKCNECIHSKSSVEKTSKDCIELDLIVNTHPDADHCGGINALLDGTYNFCCPIITTKDAKVQVSPKDQSIEKDYDTSAEGDCLHFWFQQPGKIYKDLKGSTVTISKKDTNKDCNEESILTTVKLPESKIYNYDVVLTGDSYAVTILKTLGLSPTPASPLKIPRVCIFQVPHHGSKSAYAKKKGQAAIDYKEFYMKFDADIYLISHGERYKHPHEEVITGILSAAVDKKKKCNIVVTATYFDKQLKIKDKNVSDNWSGYVTIYHFKKDISYVTLLGTEGLSSIEGLSSIEGLQLYTGKEVSDPPRGKPLVRGRSSSEVLDPWERSSSGRLVKGCSSSKKQDKHDGRKFKQRKRATAMHPNPPTPSRKVLDPWERSSSGRLVKGRSSSKKQDKRQRIDDDKTGERKPKQRKHATAKEFERDVSIRHSNPPTPSRKHTTVNTLLSSNGLGFEDVNTECRYDHLYEISKQLENWEQVVMRLGLTQDDIDLIKRNTSSMRRRRLDSLNKWTSMTGTATYRVLLQALLGCGYNDQATQVCSLLKKSLLYQERSLMATVDL is encoded by the exons ATGGCTACTAAAGCAGACCCCGGCCCCACAGGTGTTAAAGTCCATCTTATCAATGTAGGGCAGGGAGATGCAATATTGCTAGAGGTTATATATGCTgatg CACCCAAAAGGTACCTTATCGATGGTGGCGTGAAGCGACAAAAAAATAACCTAATAAAGGCCCTGAAGTGTAACGAATGCATACATTCAAAATCTTCAGTAGAAAAAACATCGAAAGATTGTATAGAGCTTGACTTGATTGTCAATACTCATCCGGATGCTGACCATTGTGGGGGAATTAATGCACTTTTAGATGGAACGTACAATTTCTGCTGTCCTATCATAACCACCAAAGACGCGAAAGTGCAAGTAAGTCCTAAGGACCAAAGCATTGAAAAAGACTATGATACAAGTGCAGAAGGTGATTGCCTTCATTTTTGGTTTCAGCAACCTGGAAAAATTTACAAAGATTTAAAAGGATCAACCGTAACAATTTCGAAAAAAGACACAAACAAGGATTGTAATGAAGAAAGTATTCTGACAACTGTAAAACTACCAGAGAGCAAAATTTACAATTACGATGTGGTGTTGACTGGCGACTCATATGCTGTGACCATCCTTAAAACACTTGGACTCTCACCAACGCCTGCAAGTCCACTAAAGATTCCAAGAGTTTGTATTTTTCAAGTGCCTCATCATGGAAGCAAGAGTGCATATGCCAAGAAAAAAGGTCAAGCTGCTATCGATTATAAGGAATTCTATATGAAATTTGATGCAGACATCTACTTAATCAGTCATGGCGAACGCTACAAACATCCGCATGAGGAAGTTATCACAGGCATTCTCTCTGCAGCTGtcgataaaaaaaaaaagtgtaACATAGTAGTCACGGCAACATATTTTGACAAACAATTGAAAATCAAAGACAAAAATGTATCCGACAACTGGAGTGGTTATGTTACCATCTACCACTTCAAAAAAGACATTTCGTATGTCACCCTACTCGGTACCGAGGGTCTATCCAGTATCGAGGGTCTATCCAGTATCGAGGGTCTACAGCTGTACACTGGAAAAGAG GTAAGTGACCCCCCACGAGGAAAACCCCTCGTTAGAGGGCGCTCAAGCTCCGAG GTATTGGACCCTTGGGAGAGGTCAAGCTCAGGAAGACTCGTTAAAGGGTGCTCAAGCTCCAAG AAACAAGACAAGCATGATGGAAGAAAATTCAAACAACGTAAACGTGCAACAGCTAT GCATCCAAATCCTCCAACTCCATCCAGAAAG GTATTGGACCCTTGGGAGAGGTCAAGCTCAGGAAGACTCGTTAAAGGGCGCTCAAGCTCCAAG AAACAAGACAAGCGTCAGCGTATTGATGATGATAAAACTGGGGAAAGAAAACCCAAACAACGTAAACATGCAACAGCTAA GGAATTTGAACGAGATGTTTCGATACGGCATTCAAATCCTCCAACTCCATCCAGAAAG CACACTACTGTAAATACCCTATTATCAAGCAATGGCTTGGGGTTCGAAGACGTAAATACAGAGTGCAGATATGACCATTTATATGAGATTTCAAAGCAGCTGGAAAACTGGGAGCAGGTAGTAATGCGGCTGGGATTAACACAAGATGATATTGATCTCATCAAACGTAACACATCAAGTATGAGGAGGAGGAGATTGGACAGTCTTAATAAATGGACATCTATGACTGGAACAGCTACGTATCGAGTTCTACTACAAGCTTTGTTGGGCTGTGGCTACAATGACCAAGCAACACAAGTGTGCTCACTACTCAAGAAATCACTACTGTATCAAGAGAGAAGTCTGATGGCTACAGTTGATCTTTAA
- the LOC135346386 gene encoding uncharacterized protein LOC135346386 isoform X4, translated as MATKADPGPTGVKVHLINVGQGDAILLEVIYADGTSPKRYLIDGGVKRQKNNLIKALKCNECIHSKSSVEKTSKDCIELDLIVNTHPDADHCGGINALLDGTYNFCCPIITTKDAKVQVSPKDQSIEKDYDTSAEGDCLHFWFQQPGKIYKDLKGSTVTISKKDTNKDCNEESILTTVKLPESKIYNYDVVLTGDSYAVTILKTLGLSPTPASPLKIPRVCIFQVPHHGSKSAYAKKKGQAAIDYKEFYMKFDADIYLISHGERYKHPHEEVITGILSAAVDKKKKCNIVVTATYFDKQLKIKDKNVSDNWSGYVTIYHFKKDISYVTLLGTEGLSSIEGLSSIEGLQLYTGKEVSDPPRGKPLVRGRSSSEKQDKHDGRKFKQRKRATAMHPNPPTPSRKVLDPWERSSSGRLVKGRSSSKKQDKRQRIDDDKTGERKPKQRKHATAKEFERDVSIRHSNPPTPSRKHTTVNTLLSSNGLGFEDVNTECRYDHLYEISKQLENWEQVVMRLGLTQDDIDLIKRNTSSMRRRRLDSLNKWTSMTGTATYRVLLQALLGCGYNDQATQVCSLLKKSLLYQERSLMATVDL; from the exons ATGGCTACTAAAGCAGACCCCGGCCCCACAGGTGTTAAAGTCCATCTTATCAATGTAGGGCAGGGAGATGCAATATTGCTAGAGGTTATATATGCTgatggtacat CACCCAAAAGGTACCTTATCGATGGTGGCGTGAAGCGACAAAAAAATAACCTAATAAAGGCCCTGAAGTGTAACGAATGCATACATTCAAAATCTTCAGTAGAAAAAACATCGAAAGATTGTATAGAGCTTGACTTGATTGTCAATACTCATCCGGATGCTGACCATTGTGGGGGAATTAATGCACTTTTAGATGGAACGTACAATTTCTGCTGTCCTATCATAACCACCAAAGACGCGAAAGTGCAAGTAAGTCCTAAGGACCAAAGCATTGAAAAAGACTATGATACAAGTGCAGAAGGTGATTGCCTTCATTTTTGGTTTCAGCAACCTGGAAAAATTTACAAAGATTTAAAAGGATCAACCGTAACAATTTCGAAAAAAGACACAAACAAGGATTGTAATGAAGAAAGTATTCTGACAACTGTAAAACTACCAGAGAGCAAAATTTACAATTACGATGTGGTGTTGACTGGCGACTCATATGCTGTGACCATCCTTAAAACACTTGGACTCTCACCAACGCCTGCAAGTCCACTAAAGATTCCAAGAGTTTGTATTTTTCAAGTGCCTCATCATGGAAGCAAGAGTGCATATGCCAAGAAAAAAGGTCAAGCTGCTATCGATTATAAGGAATTCTATATGAAATTTGATGCAGACATCTACTTAATCAGTCATGGCGAACGCTACAAACATCCGCATGAGGAAGTTATCACAGGCATTCTCTCTGCAGCTGtcgataaaaaaaaaaagtgtaACATAGTAGTCACGGCAACATATTTTGACAAACAATTGAAAATCAAAGACAAAAATGTATCCGACAACTGGAGTGGTTATGTTACCATCTACCACTTCAAAAAAGACATTTCGTATGTCACCCTACTCGGTACCGAGGGTCTATCCAGTATCGAGGGTCTATCCAGTATCGAGGGTCTACAGCTGTACACTGGAAAAGAG GTAAGTGACCCCCCACGAGGAAAACCCCTCGTTAGAGGGCGCTCAAGCTCCGAG AAACAAGACAAGCATGATGGAAGAAAATTCAAACAACGTAAACGTGCAACAGCTAT GCATCCAAATCCTCCAACTCCATCCAGAAAG GTATTGGACCCTTGGGAGAGGTCAAGCTCAGGAAGACTCGTTAAAGGGCGCTCAAGCTCCAAG AAACAAGACAAGCGTCAGCGTATTGATGATGATAAAACTGGGGAAAGAAAACCCAAACAACGTAAACATGCAACAGCTAA GGAATTTGAACGAGATGTTTCGATACGGCATTCAAATCCTCCAACTCCATCCAGAAAG CACACTACTGTAAATACCCTATTATCAAGCAATGGCTTGGGGTTCGAAGACGTAAATACAGAGTGCAGATATGACCATTTATATGAGATTTCAAAGCAGCTGGAAAACTGGGAGCAGGTAGTAATGCGGCTGGGATTAACACAAGATGATATTGATCTCATCAAACGTAACACATCAAGTATGAGGAGGAGGAGATTGGACAGTCTTAATAAATGGACATCTATGACTGGAACAGCTACGTATCGAGTTCTACTACAAGCTTTGTTGGGCTGTGGCTACAATGACCAAGCAACACAAGTGTGCTCACTACTCAAGAAATCACTACTGTATCAAGAGAGAAGTCTGATGGCTACAGTTGATCTTTAA
- the LOC135346386 gene encoding uncharacterized protein LOC135346386 isoform X8, which translates to MATKADPGPTGVKVHLINVGQGDAILLEVIYADGTSPKRYLIDGGVKRQKNNLIKALKCNECIHSKSSVEKTSKDCIELDLIVNTHPDADHCGGINALLDGTYNFCCPIITTKDAKVQVSPKDQSIEKDYDTSAEGDCLHFWFQQPGKIYKDLKGSTVTISKKDTNKDCNEESILTTVKLPESKIYNYDVVLTGDSYAVTILKTLGLSPTPASPLKIPRVCIFQVPHHGSKSAYAKKKGQAAIDYKEFYMKFDADIYLISHGERYKHPHEEVITGILSAAVDKKKKCNIVVTATYFDKQLKIKDKNVSDNWSGYVTIYHFKKDISYVTLLGTEGLSSIEGLSSIEGLQLYTGKEVSDPPRGKPLVRGRSSSEVLDPWERSSSGRLVKGCSSSKKQDKHDGRKFKQRKRATAMEFERDVSIRHSNPPTPSRKHTTVNTLLSSNGLGFEDVNTECRYDHLYEISKQLENWEQVVMRLGLTQDDIDLIKRNTSSMRRRRLDSLNKWTSMTGTATYRVLLQALLGCGYNDQATQVCSLLKKSLLYQERSLMATVDL; encoded by the exons ATGGCTACTAAAGCAGACCCCGGCCCCACAGGTGTTAAAGTCCATCTTATCAATGTAGGGCAGGGAGATGCAATATTGCTAGAGGTTATATATGCTgatggtacat CACCCAAAAGGTACCTTATCGATGGTGGCGTGAAGCGACAAAAAAATAACCTAATAAAGGCCCTGAAGTGTAACGAATGCATACATTCAAAATCTTCAGTAGAAAAAACATCGAAAGATTGTATAGAGCTTGACTTGATTGTCAATACTCATCCGGATGCTGACCATTGTGGGGGAATTAATGCACTTTTAGATGGAACGTACAATTTCTGCTGTCCTATCATAACCACCAAAGACGCGAAAGTGCAAGTAAGTCCTAAGGACCAAAGCATTGAAAAAGACTATGATACAAGTGCAGAAGGTGATTGCCTTCATTTTTGGTTTCAGCAACCTGGAAAAATTTACAAAGATTTAAAAGGATCAACCGTAACAATTTCGAAAAAAGACACAAACAAGGATTGTAATGAAGAAAGTATTCTGACAACTGTAAAACTACCAGAGAGCAAAATTTACAATTACGATGTGGTGTTGACTGGCGACTCATATGCTGTGACCATCCTTAAAACACTTGGACTCTCACCAACGCCTGCAAGTCCACTAAAGATTCCAAGAGTTTGTATTTTTCAAGTGCCTCATCATGGAAGCAAGAGTGCATATGCCAAGAAAAAAGGTCAAGCTGCTATCGATTATAAGGAATTCTATATGAAATTTGATGCAGACATCTACTTAATCAGTCATGGCGAACGCTACAAACATCCGCATGAGGAAGTTATCACAGGCATTCTCTCTGCAGCTGtcgataaaaaaaaaaagtgtaACATAGTAGTCACGGCAACATATTTTGACAAACAATTGAAAATCAAAGACAAAAATGTATCCGACAACTGGAGTGGTTATGTTACCATCTACCACTTCAAAAAAGACATTTCGTATGTCACCCTACTCGGTACCGAGGGTCTATCCAGTATCGAGGGTCTATCCAGTATCGAGGGTCTACAGCTGTACACTGGAAAAGAG GTAAGTGACCCCCCACGAGGAAAACCCCTCGTTAGAGGGCGCTCAAGCTCCGAG GTATTGGACCCTTGGGAGAGGTCAAGCTCAGGAAGACTCGTTAAAGGGTGCTCAAGCTCCAAG AAACAAGACAAGCATGATGGAAGAAAATTCAAACAACGTAAACGTGCAACAGCTAT GGAATTTGAACGAGATGTTTCGATACGGCATTCAAATCCTCCAACTCCATCCAGAAAG CACACTACTGTAAATACCCTATTATCAAGCAATGGCTTGGGGTTCGAAGACGTAAATACAGAGTGCAGATATGACCATTTATATGAGATTTCAAAGCAGCTGGAAAACTGGGAGCAGGTAGTAATGCGGCTGGGATTAACACAAGATGATATTGATCTCATCAAACGTAACACATCAAGTATGAGGAGGAGGAGATTGGACAGTCTTAATAAATGGACATCTATGACTGGAACAGCTACGTATCGAGTTCTACTACAAGCTTTGTTGGGCTGTGGCTACAATGACCAAGCAACACAAGTGTGCTCACTACTCAAGAAATCACTACTGTATCAAGAGAGAAGTCTGATGGCTACAGTTGATCTTTAA
- the LOC135346386 gene encoding uncharacterized protein LOC135346386 isoform X5 produces MATKADPGPTGVKVHLINVGQGDAILLEVIYADGTSPKRYLIDGGVKRQKNNLIKALKCNECIHSKSSVEKTSKDCIELDLIVNTHPDADHCGGINALLDGTYNFCCPIITTKDAKVQQPGKIYKDLKGSTVTISKKDTNKDCNEESILTTVKLPESKIYNYDVVLTGDSYAVTILKTLGLSPTPASPLKIPRVCIFQVPHHGSKSAYAKKKGQAAIDYKEFYMKFDADIYLISHGERYKHPHEEVITGILSAAVDKKKKCNIVVTATYFDKQLKIKDKNVSDNWSGYVTIYHFKKDISYVTLLGTEGLSSIEGLSSIEGLQLYTGKEVSDPPRGKPLVRGRSSSEVLDPWERSSSGRLVKGCSSSKKQDKHDGRKFKQRKRATAMHPNPPTPSRKVLDPWERSSSGRLVKGRSSSKKQDKRQRIDDDKTGERKPKQRKHATAKEFERDVSIRHSNPPTPSRKHTTVNTLLSSNGLGFEDVNTECRYDHLYEISKQLENWEQVVMRLGLTQDDIDLIKRNTSSMRRRRLDSLNKWTSMTGTATYRVLLQALLGCGYNDQATQVCSLLKKSLLYQERSLMATVDL; encoded by the exons ATGGCTACTAAAGCAGACCCCGGCCCCACAGGTGTTAAAGTCCATCTTATCAATGTAGGGCAGGGAGATGCAATATTGCTAGAGGTTATATATGCTgatggtacat CACCCAAAAGGTACCTTATCGATGGTGGCGTGAAGCGACAAAAAAATAACCTAATAAAGGCCCTGAAGTGTAACGAATGCATACATTCAAAATCTTCAGTAGAAAAAACATCGAAAGATTGTATAGAGCTTGACTTGATTGTCAATACTCATCCGGATGCTGACCATTGTGGGGGAATTAATGCACTTTTAGATGGAACGTACAATTTCTGCTGTCCTATCATAACCACCAAAGACGCGAAAGTGCAA CAACCTGGAAAAATTTACAAAGATTTAAAAGGATCAACCGTAACAATTTCGAAAAAAGACACAAACAAGGATTGTAATGAAGAAAGTATTCTGACAACTGTAAAACTACCAGAGAGCAAAATTTACAATTACGATGTGGTGTTGACTGGCGACTCATATGCTGTGACCATCCTTAAAACACTTGGACTCTCACCAACGCCTGCAAGTCCACTAAAGATTCCAAGAGTTTGTATTTTTCAAGTGCCTCATCATGGAAGCAAGAGTGCATATGCCAAGAAAAAAGGTCAAGCTGCTATCGATTATAAGGAATTCTATATGAAATTTGATGCAGACATCTACTTAATCAGTCATGGCGAACGCTACAAACATCCGCATGAGGAAGTTATCACAGGCATTCTCTCTGCAGCTGtcgataaaaaaaaaaagtgtaACATAGTAGTCACGGCAACATATTTTGACAAACAATTGAAAATCAAAGACAAAAATGTATCCGACAACTGGAGTGGTTATGTTACCATCTACCACTTCAAAAAAGACATTTCGTATGTCACCCTACTCGGTACCGAGGGTCTATCCAGTATCGAGGGTCTATCCAGTATCGAGGGTCTACAGCTGTACACTGGAAAAGAG GTAAGTGACCCCCCACGAGGAAAACCCCTCGTTAGAGGGCGCTCAAGCTCCGAG GTATTGGACCCTTGGGAGAGGTCAAGCTCAGGAAGACTCGTTAAAGGGTGCTCAAGCTCCAAG AAACAAGACAAGCATGATGGAAGAAAATTCAAACAACGTAAACGTGCAACAGCTAT GCATCCAAATCCTCCAACTCCATCCAGAAAG GTATTGGACCCTTGGGAGAGGTCAAGCTCAGGAAGACTCGTTAAAGGGCGCTCAAGCTCCAAG AAACAAGACAAGCGTCAGCGTATTGATGATGATAAAACTGGGGAAAGAAAACCCAAACAACGTAAACATGCAACAGCTAA GGAATTTGAACGAGATGTTTCGATACGGCATTCAAATCCTCCAACTCCATCCAGAAAG CACACTACTGTAAATACCCTATTATCAAGCAATGGCTTGGGGTTCGAAGACGTAAATACAGAGTGCAGATATGACCATTTATATGAGATTTCAAAGCAGCTGGAAAACTGGGAGCAGGTAGTAATGCGGCTGGGATTAACACAAGATGATATTGATCTCATCAAACGTAACACATCAAGTATGAGGAGGAGGAGATTGGACAGTCTTAATAAATGGACATCTATGACTGGAACAGCTACGTATCGAGTTCTACTACAAGCTTTGTTGGGCTGTGGCTACAATGACCAAGCAACACAAGTGTGCTCACTACTCAAGAAATCACTACTGTATCAAGAGAGAAGTCTGATGGCTACAGTTGATCTTTAA
- the LOC135346386 gene encoding uncharacterized protein LOC135346386 isoform X9 — protein sequence MATKADPGPTGVKVHLINVGQGDAILLEVIYADGTSPKRYLIDGGVKRQKNNLIKALKCNECIHSKSSVEKTSKDCIELDLIVNTHPDADHCGGINALLDGTYNFCCPIITTKDAKVQVSPKDQSIEKDYDTSAEGDCLHFWFQQPGKIYKDLKGSTVTISKKDTNKDCNEESILTTVKLPESKIYNYDVVLTGDSYAVTILKTLGLSPTPASPLKIPRVCIFQVPHHGSKSAYAKKKGQAAIDYKEFYMKFDADIYLISHGERYKHPHEEVITGILSAAVDKKKKCNIVVTATYFDKQLKIKDKNVSDNWSGYVTIYHFKKDISYVTLLGTEGLSSIEGLSSIEGLQLYTGKEVSDPPRGKPLVRGRSSSEKQDKHDGRKFKQRKRATAMEFERDVSIRHSNPPTPSRKHTTVNTLLSSNGLGFEDVNTECRYDHLYEISKQLENWEQVVMRLGLTQDDIDLIKRNTSSMRRRRLDSLNKWTSMTGTATYRVLLQALLGCGYNDQATQVCSLLKKSLLYQERSLMATVDL from the exons ATGGCTACTAAAGCAGACCCCGGCCCCACAGGTGTTAAAGTCCATCTTATCAATGTAGGGCAGGGAGATGCAATATTGCTAGAGGTTATATATGCTgatggtacat CACCCAAAAGGTACCTTATCGATGGTGGCGTGAAGCGACAAAAAAATAACCTAATAAAGGCCCTGAAGTGTAACGAATGCATACATTCAAAATCTTCAGTAGAAAAAACATCGAAAGATTGTATAGAGCTTGACTTGATTGTCAATACTCATCCGGATGCTGACCATTGTGGGGGAATTAATGCACTTTTAGATGGAACGTACAATTTCTGCTGTCCTATCATAACCACCAAAGACGCGAAAGTGCAAGTAAGTCCTAAGGACCAAAGCATTGAAAAAGACTATGATACAAGTGCAGAAGGTGATTGCCTTCATTTTTGGTTTCAGCAACCTGGAAAAATTTACAAAGATTTAAAAGGATCAACCGTAACAATTTCGAAAAAAGACACAAACAAGGATTGTAATGAAGAAAGTATTCTGACAACTGTAAAACTACCAGAGAGCAAAATTTACAATTACGATGTGGTGTTGACTGGCGACTCATATGCTGTGACCATCCTTAAAACACTTGGACTCTCACCAACGCCTGCAAGTCCACTAAAGATTCCAAGAGTTTGTATTTTTCAAGTGCCTCATCATGGAAGCAAGAGTGCATATGCCAAGAAAAAAGGTCAAGCTGCTATCGATTATAAGGAATTCTATATGAAATTTGATGCAGACATCTACTTAATCAGTCATGGCGAACGCTACAAACATCCGCATGAGGAAGTTATCACAGGCATTCTCTCTGCAGCTGtcgataaaaaaaaaaagtgtaACATAGTAGTCACGGCAACATATTTTGACAAACAATTGAAAATCAAAGACAAAAATGTATCCGACAACTGGAGTGGTTATGTTACCATCTACCACTTCAAAAAAGACATTTCGTATGTCACCCTACTCGGTACCGAGGGTCTATCCAGTATCGAGGGTCTATCCAGTATCGAGGGTCTACAGCTGTACACTGGAAAAGAG GTAAGTGACCCCCCACGAGGAAAACCCCTCGTTAGAGGGCGCTCAAGCTCCGAG AAACAAGACAAGCATGATGGAAGAAAATTCAAACAACGTAAACGTGCAACAGCTAT GGAATTTGAACGAGATGTTTCGATACGGCATTCAAATCCTCCAACTCCATCCAGAAAG CACACTACTGTAAATACCCTATTATCAAGCAATGGCTTGGGGTTCGAAGACGTAAATACAGAGTGCAGATATGACCATTTATATGAGATTTCAAAGCAGCTGGAAAACTGGGAGCAGGTAGTAATGCGGCTGGGATTAACACAAGATGATATTGATCTCATCAAACGTAACACATCAAGTATGAGGAGGAGGAGATTGGACAGTCTTAATAAATGGACATCTATGACTGGAACAGCTACGTATCGAGTTCTACTACAAGCTTTGTTGGGCTGTGGCTACAATGACCAAGCAACACAAGTGTGCTCACTACTCAAGAAATCACTACTGTATCAAGAGAGAAGTCTGATGGCTACAGTTGATCTTTAA
- the LOC135346386 gene encoding uncharacterized protein LOC135346386 isoform X1 has product MATKADPGPTGVKVHLINVGQGDAILLEVIYADGTSPKRYLIDGGVKRQKNNLIKALKCNECIHSKSSVEKTSKDCIELDLIVNTHPDADHCGGINALLDGTYNFCCPIITTKDAKVQVSPKDQSIEKDYDTSAEGDCLHFWFQQPGKIYKDLKGSTVTISKKDTNKDCNEESILTTVKLPESKIYNYDVVLTGDSYAVTILKTLGLSPTPASPLKIPRVCIFQVPHHGSKSAYAKKKGQAAIDYKEFYMKFDADIYLISHGERYKHPHEEVITGILSAAVDKKKKCNIVVTATYFDKQLKIKDKNVSDNWSGYVTIYHFKKDISYVTLLGTEGLSSIEGLSSIEGLQLYTGKEVSDPPRGKPLVRGRSSSEVLDPWERSSSGRLVKGCSSSKKQDKHDGRKFKQRKRATAMHPNPPTPSRKVLDPWERSSSGRLVKGRSSSKKQDKRQRIDDDKTGERKPKQRKHATAKEFERDVSIRHSNPPTPSRKHTTVNTLLSSNGLGFEDVNTECRYDHLYEISKQLENWEQVVMRLGLTQDDIDLIKRNTSSMRRRRLDSLNKWTSMTGTATYRVLLQALLGCGYNDQATQVCSLLKKSLLYQERSLMATVDL; this is encoded by the exons ATGGCTACTAAAGCAGACCCCGGCCCCACAGGTGTTAAAGTCCATCTTATCAATGTAGGGCAGGGAGATGCAATATTGCTAGAGGTTATATATGCTgatggtacat CACCCAAAAGGTACCTTATCGATGGTGGCGTGAAGCGACAAAAAAATAACCTAATAAAGGCCCTGAAGTGTAACGAATGCATACATTCAAAATCTTCAGTAGAAAAAACATCGAAAGATTGTATAGAGCTTGACTTGATTGTCAATACTCATCCGGATGCTGACCATTGTGGGGGAATTAATGCACTTTTAGATGGAACGTACAATTTCTGCTGTCCTATCATAACCACCAAAGACGCGAAAGTGCAAGTAAGTCCTAAGGACCAAAGCATTGAAAAAGACTATGATACAAGTGCAGAAGGTGATTGCCTTCATTTTTGGTTTCAGCAACCTGGAAAAATTTACAAAGATTTAAAAGGATCAACCGTAACAATTTCGAAAAAAGACACAAACAAGGATTGTAATGAAGAAAGTATTCTGACAACTGTAAAACTACCAGAGAGCAAAATTTACAATTACGATGTGGTGTTGACTGGCGACTCATATGCTGTGACCATCCTTAAAACACTTGGACTCTCACCAACGCCTGCAAGTCCACTAAAGATTCCAAGAGTTTGTATTTTTCAAGTGCCTCATCATGGAAGCAAGAGTGCATATGCCAAGAAAAAAGGTCAAGCTGCTATCGATTATAAGGAATTCTATATGAAATTTGATGCAGACATCTACTTAATCAGTCATGGCGAACGCTACAAACATCCGCATGAGGAAGTTATCACAGGCATTCTCTCTGCAGCTGtcgataaaaaaaaaaagtgtaACATAGTAGTCACGGCAACATATTTTGACAAACAATTGAAAATCAAAGACAAAAATGTATCCGACAACTGGAGTGGTTATGTTACCATCTACCACTTCAAAAAAGACATTTCGTATGTCACCCTACTCGGTACCGAGGGTCTATCCAGTATCGAGGGTCTATCCAGTATCGAGGGTCTACAGCTGTACACTGGAAAAGAG GTAAGTGACCCCCCACGAGGAAAACCCCTCGTTAGAGGGCGCTCAAGCTCCGAG GTATTGGACCCTTGGGAGAGGTCAAGCTCAGGAAGACTCGTTAAAGGGTGCTCAAGCTCCAAG AAACAAGACAAGCATGATGGAAGAAAATTCAAACAACGTAAACGTGCAACAGCTAT GCATCCAAATCCTCCAACTCCATCCAGAAAG GTATTGGACCCTTGGGAGAGGTCAAGCTCAGGAAGACTCGTTAAAGGGCGCTCAAGCTCCAAG AAACAAGACAAGCGTCAGCGTATTGATGATGATAAAACTGGGGAAAGAAAACCCAAACAACGTAAACATGCAACAGCTAA GGAATTTGAACGAGATGTTTCGATACGGCATTCAAATCCTCCAACTCCATCCAGAAAG CACACTACTGTAAATACCCTATTATCAAGCAATGGCTTGGGGTTCGAAGACGTAAATACAGAGTGCAGATATGACCATTTATATGAGATTTCAAAGCAGCTGGAAAACTGGGAGCAGGTAGTAATGCGGCTGGGATTAACACAAGATGATATTGATCTCATCAAACGTAACACATCAAGTATGAGGAGGAGGAGATTGGACAGTCTTAATAAATGGACATCTATGACTGGAACAGCTACGTATCGAGTTCTACTACAAGCTTTGTTGGGCTGTGGCTACAATGACCAAGCAACACAAGTGTGCTCACTACTCAAGAAATCACTACTGTATCAAGAGAGAAGTCTGATGGCTACAGTTGATCTTTAA